One region of Priestia megaterium genomic DNA includes:
- a CDS encoding ABC transporter ATP-binding protein yields the protein MNTFNSIPAITFTDVHKTFKDKEHSVLKGISGTVMQGSLVMMVGPSGSGKSTLLSMCNLLSAPDEGSIEVYGKDISKWNISDLRKKVGIAFQSAPVIDGTVRENMMLVQKLHGKQDIMPDELCALTGLSPDLLEQDARDLSGGQRQRLSLARTLSNGSDLLLLDEITSALDATSAHEIEQLISHLHKEQNKTIIWVTHNLDQAKRLGEEVWLLMNGVIVEKAKTETFFHAPVKAETKQFIEGAFL from the coding sequence ATGAACACGTTCAATTCAATACCTGCTATTACATTTACAGACGTTCATAAAACATTTAAAGATAAAGAACATAGTGTTTTAAAAGGCATATCGGGTACAGTGATGCAAGGCTCGCTCGTCATGATGGTAGGACCATCAGGATCCGGAAAAAGCACCCTTCTTTCCATGTGCAATCTACTTTCTGCACCTGATGAAGGAAGTATTGAAGTATATGGTAAAGACATTAGCAAATGGAATATCTCTGATTTACGAAAAAAAGTGGGCATCGCTTTTCAATCGGCTCCTGTTATTGATGGAACAGTACGAGAGAATATGATGCTTGTTCAAAAACTGCATGGCAAACAGGATATTATGCCTGACGAACTCTGTGCCTTAACCGGCCTTTCCCCTGACTTGTTAGAGCAGGATGCAAGAGATTTATCCGGTGGTCAAAGACAGAGGTTATCATTAGCCCGTACGCTGTCGAACGGATCGGACCTTTTACTTTTAGACGAAATCACTTCCGCTTTGGATGCCACTTCTGCTCATGAAATTGAACAGCTTATTTCTCATTTACATAAAGAACAGAATAAAACGATTATTTGGGTTACTCATAACTTAGATCAAGCCAAACGTTTAGGAGAGGAAGTCTGGCTTTTAATGAACGGAGTGATTGTAGAAAAAGCGAAGACGGAGACCTTTTTTCATGCTCCTGTAAAAGCTGAAACAAAACAATTTATTGAAGGAGCCTTTCTATGA
- a CDS encoding homocysteine synthase — protein MSAKKPFRPETQAIHSGQQLDPATFSRAVPIYQTSSFGFKDTEHAASLFNLSEQGYIYTRIVNPTTDVFEQRIAELEGGVGALGVASGQSATTFSILNIASAGDEIVSASSLYGGTYNLFSSTLPKLGITVKFVNADNPENFRSAITSKTKAIYAESVGNPQGNVLDIEAVADIAHEHGIPLIIDNTVPSPYLLRPIDFGADIVVHSATKFLGGHGTAIGGVIVDSGKFDWEASGKFPDLTTPDPSYHGLVYTEAAGEAAYITKARVQLLRDIGAALSPFNSFLLLQGVETLHLRLERHSENALKVAKFLEQHELVDWVHYAGLPSHPSYSLAQKYLPKGQGAILTFGVRGGKNAAAKLIDSVQLFSHLANIGDSKSLIIHPASTTHQQLSEDEQKASGVTPELIRLSVGTEAIDDLLEDLDYALKASQKVNTTV, from the coding sequence ATGTCTGCTAAGAAACCATTTCGTCCTGAAACACAAGCCATCCATTCTGGTCAACAGCTCGATCCTGCTACTTTTTCGCGTGCCGTACCTATTTATCAAACAAGCTCATTTGGATTTAAAGATACGGAGCATGCTGCTTCTTTATTTAATTTAAGTGAACAAGGCTATATCTACACTCGAATTGTAAACCCTACTACGGACGTTTTTGAACAGCGAATTGCTGAATTAGAAGGCGGAGTTGGTGCTCTAGGAGTAGCTTCGGGTCAGTCAGCTACTACCTTTTCCATTTTGAATATCGCTTCCGCAGGAGATGAAATTGTATCAGCAAGCAGTTTATATGGGGGAACATATAACCTCTTTTCGTCTACGCTTCCTAAACTAGGCATTACTGTAAAATTTGTAAACGCCGATAATCCAGAAAATTTTAGAAGTGCAATCACTTCCAAAACAAAGGCAATTTATGCTGAATCCGTTGGAAATCCGCAGGGAAATGTGCTAGACATCGAGGCAGTTGCAGACATTGCCCACGAACATGGAATTCCTCTTATTATTGATAATACTGTTCCAAGCCCTTACCTTCTTCGTCCCATCGATTTCGGAGCAGATATTGTCGTTCATTCTGCTACTAAGTTTCTTGGGGGGCATGGGACAGCAATTGGCGGTGTTATCGTAGACAGTGGAAAATTTGATTGGGAAGCAAGCGGGAAATTTCCAGACTTAACAACTCCAGATCCAAGTTACCATGGCCTCGTATACACAGAAGCCGCCGGTGAAGCTGCTTATATTACAAAAGCGCGCGTTCAGCTTTTACGAGATATTGGCGCTGCTTTATCACCTTTTAATTCCTTTTTACTTCTTCAAGGAGTAGAAACACTCCATCTGCGATTAGAGCGTCACAGCGAAAACGCATTAAAGGTAGCGAAATTTTTAGAGCAGCATGAATTAGTAGACTGGGTACATTATGCGGGGCTTCCTTCTCACCCTTCCTATTCATTGGCACAAAAATATTTGCCTAAAGGACAAGGAGCCATTTTAACCTTTGGTGTCAGGGGAGGAAAAAACGCTGCGGCTAAGTTAATTGATTCCGTTCAGTTATTTTCTCATTTAGCCAATATCGGCGACTCGAAGTCACTCATTATTCACCCGGCAAGCACCACTCATCAACAGCTATCTGAAGATGAACAAAAAGCTTCCGGCGTGACGCCAGAACTCATTCGTCTATCGGTTGGAACAGAAGCAATCGACGACCTTCTTGAAGATTTAGATTATGCCTTAAAAGCCAGCCAAAAAGTGAATACAACTGTTTAA
- a CDS encoding Yip1 family protein yields the protein MSTEVNVSSEVQEKGKPSIFGFITSPVVQFEKMKSNPIIWGPLLLILILTAATTILAVYTPQAQEALQQQKEAGIEVNSTFSMIGGAIGGVIAVVATLAFTSLILFLIAKLGTGKTTYRQMFSLNLFVTFITTIGQLINTGVAALAHTSANVTSLNGMVGAKGAMGGVFNSIEIFSIWGLILTAVGLQKVANVSKAASIITVIILFILGAAISGVGGAASEALKGAGL from the coding sequence ATGAGTACAGAAGTTAACGTATCTTCCGAAGTCCAAGAGAAAGGAAAGCCTTCTATTTTTGGTTTTATTACGAGTCCGGTTGTACAGTTTGAGAAAATGAAAAGTAATCCGATCATCTGGGGACCTCTTTTACTTATCCTCATCTTAACAGCTGCAACAACGATTCTAGCCGTCTATACCCCTCAGGCACAAGAGGCGCTGCAACAGCAAAAAGAAGCTGGCATTGAAGTGAATTCAACATTTAGTATGATTGGCGGAGCAATTGGCGGAGTTATTGCAGTAGTTGCTACACTGGCATTCACAAGTTTGATTCTGTTTTTAATTGCAAAGTTAGGAACTGGAAAAACAACGTACCGCCAAATGTTTAGTTTGAATTTGTTTGTTACGTTCATCACAACAATCGGTCAGCTAATTAATACGGGAGTCGCTGCACTAGCACATACTTCAGCGAATGTGACTTCGTTAAATGGAATGGTTGGGGCTAAAGGTGCTATGGGAGGAGTATTTAATTCCATTGAAATCTTTTCTATTTGGGGACTTATTCTGACAGCAGTAGGACTACAAAAAGTGGCGAATGTATCAAAAGCTGCTTCTATTATTACAGTGATTATTTTATTCATCTTAGGAGCGGCTATTTCAGGAGTTGGAGGAGCTGCTTCAGAAGCGCTTAAAGGAGCAGGGTTGTAA
- a CDS encoding efflux RND transporter periplasmic adaptor subunit gives MKKGIIITAVAVVIVAVIGINVYRAQSVSGKAINVHVANIKEKKLRNTVMVPGTLKLADEQYVYFDAEKGEVERFHVTEGSRVQQGTSLVTYESDTLDLEQEQNKLEKKSSQLQIDSVSKQLSNLNKKQKELEKEMSKQEARDQIDTERTQLNLDLETAKIDLERNKLEAKSIAKKERNLDVASDINGTVLEVDKEAVNNTSDVQKPLIHIGNTDEYLATGVLSEYDALKIKTGQAVKITSDVLPDKEWAGSVKQIDYLPQQQASAEAGNDAANQYPVEVKVDDQDITMIKPGFKLLLEIETSSKKASSLPIKAVVNEDGEKYVYVVKDKKAVRKEVKIGETTNKFIEIKSGVSSKDKVITNPSKDLTEGAEVTVQ, from the coding sequence ATGAAAAAAGGAATAATTATTACAGCTGTAGCAGTTGTTATTGTTGCGGTTATTGGGATTAACGTATATCGTGCACAAAGTGTAAGTGGGAAAGCAATCAATGTTCACGTAGCGAATATAAAGGAAAAAAAGTTAAGAAATACAGTTATGGTTCCGGGTACGCTAAAGCTTGCTGATGAGCAATATGTCTATTTTGATGCTGAAAAAGGCGAGGTTGAACGATTTCACGTAACAGAAGGTTCTCGTGTACAGCAGGGAACCTCTCTTGTAACGTACGAAAGCGATACGCTTGATTTAGAGCAAGAACAAAACAAGCTAGAAAAAAAATCGAGTCAGCTGCAAATTGACTCAGTAAGCAAACAGCTTTCTAATTTAAATAAAAAACAAAAAGAATTAGAAAAAGAAATGAGTAAGCAAGAAGCGAGAGATCAAATCGACACGGAGCGTACGCAGCTCAATCTCGATTTAGAAACGGCTAAAATTGATTTAGAACGAAACAAACTAGAAGCCAAATCAATTGCTAAAAAAGAACGTAATTTAGATGTAGCGAGTGATATTAATGGGACGGTGCTAGAAGTAGATAAAGAAGCGGTTAATAACACAAGTGACGTTCAAAAACCGCTTATACATATTGGTAATACCGATGAATACTTAGCTACTGGTGTGCTGTCTGAGTACGATGCATTAAAAATTAAAACCGGTCAAGCTGTCAAAATTACATCAGATGTTTTGCCTGATAAAGAATGGGCAGGTAGCGTAAAACAAATTGACTATCTACCTCAGCAGCAGGCGTCAGCAGAAGCCGGCAATGATGCGGCTAATCAATATCCAGTTGAAGTAAAAGTAGATGACCAAGATATCACGATGATTAAGCCGGGATTTAAGCTGCTGCTCGAGATTGAAACAAGCAGTAAAAAAGCTTCATCACTGCCGATAAAAGCAGTTGTAAATGAAGACGGAGAAAAATATGTGTACGTAGTGAAAGATAAAAAGGCGGTTCGTAAGGAAGTAAAGATTGGAGAAACAACAAATAAATTTATTGAAATTAAAAGCGGCGTATCTTCTAAAGACAAAGTTATTACAAATCCTTCAAAGGACTTAACTGAAGGTGCGGAAGTGACTGTTCAATGA
- a CDS encoding ABC transporter ATP-binding protein, which yields MIELVNIHKSYHLGKEEVPILKDINLKIYDGEFVAIMGPSGSGKSTLMNIIGCLDRASSGSYLLNEQEISTYSDEELAKVRNIHIGFVFQQFQLLPRLTAVENVELPMVYAGVSRKERRARAEAALEKVGLSERMKHLPSELSGGQKQRVAIARSIVNNPTLILADEPTGALDTKTSADIMEQFSKLNADGTTVVVITHEPEVAEYTSRTVIVRDGKVLSHSDKENDSL from the coding sequence ATGATTGAACTTGTAAATATTCATAAAAGTTATCATCTGGGCAAAGAGGAAGTGCCAATTTTAAAAGATATTAATTTGAAGATTTACGACGGTGAGTTTGTTGCGATTATGGGTCCTTCAGGCTCCGGTAAATCAACGCTAATGAACATTATCGGATGTTTAGACCGCGCTTCTTCAGGCTCCTATTTATTAAATGAACAAGAAATCTCCACTTATAGTGATGAGGAGCTGGCAAAAGTAAGAAATATTCATATTGGTTTTGTTTTTCAGCAATTTCAGCTGTTGCCGCGTTTAACAGCGGTAGAAAACGTAGAGCTTCCAATGGTATACGCCGGCGTATCTCGTAAGGAAAGACGCGCCAGAGCAGAAGCTGCGCTTGAAAAAGTAGGGCTGAGTGAGCGGATGAAACATTTACCGAGCGAGCTATCAGGAGGGCAAAAGCAGCGCGTTGCTATTGCTCGCTCTATTGTTAACAATCCGACGCTTATTTTAGCCGATGAACCCACAGGAGCCTTAGATACAAAAACGAGTGCTGATATTATGGAGCAATTTTCTAAGCTAAATGCAGATGGGACAACAGTTGTAGTTATTACTCATGAACCTGAAGTGGCAGAGTACACATCGCGTACAGTTATCGTTCGTGACGGTAAGGTATTAAGTCATAGCGACAAGGAGAACGATAGCTTATGA
- a CDS encoding ABC transporter permease has product MSLIENIRMAFSSVLAHKMRSILTMLGIIIGVGAVIIVVAIGQGGEQMIKSEITGASNTVDVYYQPPEDEMQADDLSMTGEPIFTEDDIKALSTIPGVKNVVASSSMGMGIRYRDKESDTTVNAINEGYIEVNQLEVSKGRMLDSSDFLSGNRVGVITSDMKKELFDKKEALGQVVWVQGQPIKIIGVTKKPTGFLAFEMPTIYIPDNTYKSSFGKLDYTNLSVQAKSSDQLKKVGNDATDLLNNLHDAEDAYQVQNLEEIADSIGNVTRIMTTIIGSIAGISLLVGGIGVMNIMLVSVTERTREIGIRKALGASKRQILTQFLIESITLTLIGGLLGIGLGAGGASLVSLFAGWPSLISWQVVLGGVLFSMTIGIVFGMLPANKAAKLDPIEALRYE; this is encoded by the coding sequence ATGAGTTTAATAGAAAATATTCGTATGGCTTTTTCCTCGGTTCTTGCTCATAAAATGCGCTCTATTTTGACAATGCTTGGTATTATCATTGGCGTAGGGGCGGTTATTATCGTTGTTGCTATCGGCCAAGGCGGAGAACAGATGATTAAGTCAGAAATAACAGGAGCAAGCAATACAGTTGATGTCTACTATCAGCCTCCTGAAGACGAGATGCAAGCTGATGACCTTTCCATGACGGGGGAGCCGATCTTTACAGAGGATGATATTAAAGCTCTTTCGACTATTCCCGGCGTGAAGAATGTGGTGGCTTCTAGCTCAATGGGAATGGGAATAAGATATAGAGACAAAGAATCAGATACAACTGTTAACGCAATTAATGAAGGGTATATTGAGGTTAATCAGCTTGAAGTTTCAAAAGGAAGAATGTTAGACAGCTCTGACTTTTTATCAGGTAATCGAGTAGGTGTGATCACAAGCGATATGAAAAAAGAGCTGTTTGATAAAAAGGAAGCCCTTGGACAAGTAGTATGGGTTCAAGGACAGCCTATCAAAATTATTGGTGTGACAAAAAAGCCAACGGGCTTTTTAGCATTTGAAATGCCAACTATTTATATTCCAGATAATACGTATAAATCAAGCTTCGGTAAGCTTGACTACACAAACCTTAGCGTTCAAGCAAAAAGCTCTGATCAACTGAAAAAAGTAGGCAATGACGCAACGGATTTGTTAAATAATTTGCATGATGCTGAAGATGCTTACCAAGTGCAGAACTTAGAAGAAATAGCAGATAGCATTGGAAATGTAACGCGAATTATGACAACGATTATTGGATCGATTGCAGGCATTTCCCTGCTTGTTGGCGGGATTGGCGTTATGAACATTATGCTGGTTTCTGTAACGGAACGTACAAGAGAAATTGGTATTCGTAAAGCATTAGGAGCCTCTAAAAGACAAATTTTAACTCAGTTTTTAATTGAATCTATTACGCTCACGCTTATTGGTGGTTTGCTTGGCATCGGCCTTGGCGCAGGCGGAGCGTCTCTTGTTTCGCTATTTGCCGGCTGGCCGTCATTAATTTCGTGGCAAGTAGTACTTGGAGGAGTGTTGTTTTCCATGACGATTGGCATTGTATTCGGCATGCTTCCTGCAAACAAAGCGGCGAAGCTAGATCCAATCGAAGCATTAAGATATGAATAG
- a CDS encoding S8 family peptidase — MTQQPLQVKLIPYTIESIIDSTNETPKGVSLIQAPSIWEQSNQGEGIVIAVIDTGVDTNHPDLKDCIIGGRNFTSDHNGDSSIFEDNNGHGTHVSGTIAAALNNEGVVGVAPKAKILSLKVLTGEGSGNYEWIIDAINYAVEWRGPNNERARVISMSLGGPQDVPELHKAVQDAVNKDVSVVVAAGNEGDDREETLEYSYPGSYNEVIQVGAVDSNLDLAPFTNVNEEVDLVAPGVDIISTYLEGKYATLSGTSMATPHVAGAVALLINLCEKEFGRSLIEAEIYAQLVRRTLPLGYRKSSEGNGFLMLNLVEKIHDIINVARINISK, encoded by the coding sequence ATGACTCAACAACCGTTACAAGTCAAATTAATTCCTTATACAATTGAGTCGATTATCGACTCAACAAACGAAACGCCTAAAGGAGTAAGCTTAATTCAAGCGCCGTCTATTTGGGAACAAAGCAATCAAGGGGAAGGCATTGTAATTGCAGTTATCGACACTGGTGTTGACACAAATCATCCTGACTTAAAAGATTGTATTATCGGAGGAAGAAATTTCACTTCCGATCATAATGGAGATTCTTCTATATTTGAAGACAATAATGGGCATGGTACTCACGTATCGGGTACCATTGCTGCTGCGCTCAATAATGAAGGGGTAGTAGGGGTGGCGCCCAAAGCAAAAATTTTAAGCTTAAAAGTACTTACCGGTGAAGGATCTGGAAATTACGAATGGATTATTGACGCTATTAACTACGCCGTCGAATGGCGCGGTCCTAACAATGAGCGAGCGCGAGTTATTTCCATGTCACTGGGTGGACCACAAGACGTTCCAGAACTGCACAAAGCTGTTCAAGATGCTGTTAATAAAGATGTTTCTGTCGTTGTTGCAGCTGGAAACGAAGGCGATGACCGCGAAGAAACACTTGAATATTCGTACCCAGGAAGTTACAACGAAGTGATTCAAGTAGGAGCCGTAGACAGCAACCTAGACTTAGCTCCTTTTACCAATGTTAATGAAGAAGTAGACTTGGTCGCACCTGGTGTTGACATTATCTCTACTTATTTAGAAGGTAAGTACGCTACGCTTTCAGGAACTTCTATGGCAACTCCCCACGTTGCAGGAGCTGTAGCACTATTAATTAATTTATGTGAGAAAGAATTTGGACGTTCTTTAATTGAAGCTGAAATCTATGCTCAACTTGTAAGAAGGACGCTTCCTCTTGGATATCGAAAAAGCTCCGAAGGAAATGGATTTCTCATGCTTAATCTAGTGGAAAAAATACACGATATTATCAACGTAGCCCGCATCAATATTAGTAAGTGA
- the folP gene encoding dihydropteroate synthase → MSTLTSQSVIKCGKYELNYADRTLIMGILNVNPDSFSDGGKYYDVDKAVAHAEEMVKHGADIIDIGGESTRPGYTRISDEEEIKRIVPVISEVAKRVEVPISVDTYKSEVAKHALEAGAHIINDIWGAKADPKMAQVAADYNVPIILMHNRHESNYTNLITDMISDLKESISIAKTAGVRDDQIILDPGVGFGKTAAHNVEAIQHLDQLTNMGYPVLLATSRKGFIGQIVDAPPTERMEGTAATVYAGIAQGVQIVRVHDVLEIKRFVKMADVLVGKHVFQF, encoded by the coding sequence GTGTCAACTTTAACGTCTCAATCTGTCATTAAATGCGGAAAGTATGAACTGAATTATGCGGACCGTACGCTTATTATGGGGATTTTAAACGTAAACCCGGATTCATTTTCAGATGGCGGAAAATACTACGATGTAGATAAAGCAGTTGCTCATGCTGAGGAAATGGTGAAGCACGGAGCAGACATCATTGATATCGGAGGAGAATCAACTCGTCCTGGTTATACAAGAATTAGCGATGAAGAAGAGATTAAACGGATTGTACCCGTTATTTCTGAAGTGGCTAAGCGCGTAGAGGTGCCGATTTCCGTAGATACATACAAGTCGGAAGTGGCCAAGCATGCGCTAGAAGCAGGAGCACATATTATTAACGATATATGGGGCGCAAAGGCTGATCCCAAAATGGCTCAAGTTGCAGCTGACTATAATGTTCCTATTATTTTAATGCATAATCGCCATGAGTCCAATTATACAAATCTGATTACAGATATGATAAGTGATTTAAAAGAAAGCATCTCCATTGCAAAGACTGCAGGAGTTCGAGATGATCAAATTATTTTAGATCCAGGCGTTGGTTTTGGAAAAACGGCTGCCCATAATGTAGAAGCAATTCAGCATTTAGATCAGCTGACGAATATGGGTTATCCGGTGCTGCTTGCTACTTCTCGTAAAGGATTTATTGGACAAATAGTCGATGCTCCTCCTACGGAAAGAATGGAAGGAACCGCAGCTACTGTATATGCTGGGATTGCACAAGGCGTACAAATAGTTCGGGTTCATGACGTATTAGAAATTAAGCGCTTTGTAAAGATGGCAGATGTACTGGTAGGAAAACATGTCTTTCAGTTTTAA
- the liaG gene encoding LiaG family protein: protein MKKILAFILVIGGTAVLFSTAFAPSSWSLSSFKTSKSEAALSSDIQRIQIDSPSISTTVVPQDRQDIKTKVEGKGKVDVKQNGDTLVVAYQKSPFQWLSIFSNTKVTIYIPKDYHHNLALNVGSGDLQIATHPEQALQLKDVSIKVGSGNASISNLMSTSLRTDVNSGDLQLSNVESQTAKFAVGSGEIKGTNYQGKLQARIGSGDLYMDFKKLEEAVSVDVGSGDAVLVLPKSAGFKVNGKVSSGDINNDFKLSNATVTEDVLKGKHGNGKYPIDAAVSSGELTLKSK from the coding sequence GTGAAAAAAATATTGGCTTTTATTTTAGTGATAGGTGGTACGGCAGTCCTCTTTTCTACTGCGTTTGCGCCTTCCTCCTGGTCGTTAAGTTCATTCAAGACGTCCAAGTCTGAAGCGGCATTATCAAGTGATATTCAGCGTATTCAAATCGACTCTCCAAGCATTAGTACAACTGTTGTTCCGCAAGATCGTCAAGATATTAAAACAAAAGTAGAAGGTAAAGGAAAAGTAGATGTAAAGCAAAATGGAGACACCCTAGTTGTCGCGTATCAAAAAAGTCCCTTTCAATGGCTTTCTATTTTTTCAAACACAAAAGTAACAATCTACATTCCTAAAGATTATCACCATAACCTTGCGCTTAACGTAGGTTCGGGGGACCTTCAAATTGCTACACATCCTGAACAAGCGCTTCAGCTGAAAGATGTTTCGATTAAAGTAGGTTCTGGAAATGCAAGCATTTCAAACTTGATGAGCACCTCTCTTCGTACGGATGTTAATTCTGGAGATTTACAGCTGAGTAATGTTGAAAGCCAAACGGCTAAATTTGCTGTAGGCTCTGGGGAAATTAAAGGAACAAACTATCAAGGAAAACTTCAGGCGCGCATTGGATCTGGTGATCTCTATATGGATTTTAAAAAGCTAGAAGAAGCCGTGTCTGTAGATGTAGGATCTGGAGATGCCGTGCTGGTTCTTCCGAAAAGCGCTGGTTTTAAAGTGAATGGAAAAGTAAGCAGCGGTGATATAAACAATGACTTTAAGTTAAGCAATGCAACCGTAACAGAAGATGTATTAAAAGGAAAGCATGGAAATGGAAAATATCCTATTGATGCAGCTGTTTCAAGCGGAGAGTTAACGTTAAAATCAAAATAA
- a CDS encoding NupC/NupG family nucleoside CNT transporter has translation MYFLLNLLGVFVVMGVVFLCSPKKKEIKWRPIASLLVVEVLITWFMLGTSIGTWIINKIASFFTWLISCANDGIAFAFPSVMGNQTVDFFFSALLPIIFVVTFFDILSYFGILTWIIDKVGWVISKVSRLPKLESFFAIQMMFLGNTEALAVIRNQLSVLKDNRLLTFGIMSMSSISGSIIGAYLTMVPATYVFTAIPLNCLNALILVSLLNPVHVTKEEDMIYVPPKSEKKDFFSTISNSMLVGMNMVIVILAMVIGYVALTSALNGILGVIVDGLTVQKIFSYIFSPFAFLLGLTGHDAMYVAQLMGIKLATNEFVAMMDLKKNLDTLPPHTIAVATTFLTSFANFSTVGMIYGTYNSTLSEGKSTIIGKNVWKLLVSGIAVSLLSAMIVGLFVW, from the coding sequence ATGTACTTTTTATTAAATTTATTAGGCGTTTTTGTAGTAATGGGCGTCGTCTTCTTATGTTCTCCTAAAAAGAAAGAAATAAAGTGGCGTCCGATTGCTTCACTATTAGTCGTTGAAGTCCTCATTACTTGGTTTATGTTAGGAACTTCAATCGGAACATGGATCATTAATAAGATTGCTTCGTTCTTTACTTGGCTGATTTCCTGTGCCAACGATGGAATTGCCTTTGCGTTTCCATCCGTAATGGGAAATCAAACGGTTGACTTTTTCTTCAGTGCATTACTGCCTATCATCTTTGTCGTGACGTTCTTTGATATTTTATCTTACTTTGGTATTTTAACGTGGATTATTGATAAAGTAGGCTGGGTCATTTCGAAAGTTTCTCGCTTGCCTAAATTAGAAAGCTTTTTCGCTATCCAAATGATGTTCTTAGGAAATACGGAAGCATTAGCAGTTATTCGTAATCAGCTTTCTGTGTTAAAGGACAACCGTTTGCTTACGTTTGGAATTATGAGTATGAGCAGTATTAGCGGATCTATTATCGGTGCTTATTTAACGATGGTTCCCGCTACGTACGTGTTTACAGCAATTCCACTGAACTGTTTAAACGCGCTTATTTTAGTGAGCTTATTGAATCCAGTTCATGTTACAAAAGAAGAAGATATGATTTACGTACCGCCAAAGTCAGAGAAAAAAGACTTTTTCTCTACCATTTCAAACAGTATGTTAGTCGGAATGAACATGGTAATTGTTATTTTAGCGATGGTTATTGGATATGTAGCTCTTACATCTGCGCTTAACGGTATTTTAGGCGTTATTGTAGACGGCTTGACTGTACAAAAGATTTTCTCTTACATCTTTAGTCCATTTGCATTCTTACTAGGGCTAACGGGACATGATGCCATGTACGTAGCTCAGCTGATGGGTATCAAGCTAGCAACAAATGAATTCGTGGCGATGATGGATTTGAAGAAAAATCTAGATACACTTCCACCGCATACGATTGCAGTTGCTACAACATTCTTAACATCTTTTGCTAACTTCAGTACGGTGGGTATGATTTATGGTACGTATAATTCTACGTTATCAGAAGGTAAATCAACGATTATTGGAAAAAACGTATGGAAACTGCTTGTGAGCGGTATCGCTGTTTCTTTATTAAGTGCTATGATTGTTGGATTGTTTGTTTGGTAA